One window of the Diospyros lotus cultivar Yz01 chromosome 12, ASM1463336v1, whole genome shotgun sequence genome contains the following:
- the LOC127786903 gene encoding uncharacterized protein LOC127786903: MDASAVPVAVLSVVVGSLIALAFFGNYLRKRTSEVQSIAPPEAIQKPLPAKPPQQHKKSQSKSHSHAASDKEANKRHHPLDLNTLKGHGDSVTGLCFSSDGHSLATACADGMVRVFKLDDASSKSFKFLRINLPTGSHPIGVTFSDDASSLVVGSHAHTGSSLYMYGEEKPKAGGEMKQQTKPEIKWAHHKVHDKSTILTLVGTVAMYGTADGSTIVASCSEATDIILWHGKTGKILGHVDTNQLKNTMATISPNGRFIAAAAFTADVKIWEIVYAKDGSVKEVSKAMQLKGHKSAVTWLCFAPNSEQIITASKDGSIRIWNINVRYHLDEDPKTLKVFPIPLHDSSGTTLYYDRLNISPDGKVLAATHGSTLQWLSAETGQVLDTADKAHDGDITGIAWAPCTIPVGGDKRSLVLATASADKKVKLWAAPPLTPS; this comes from the exons ATGGACGCGTCTGCTGTTCCGGTGGCGGTACTTTCAGTCGTCGTCGGATCATTGATCGCGCTCGCGTTCTTCGGGAACTACTTGCGCAAGCGAACCTCCGAAGTCCAGTCGATCGCACCGCCGGAGGCCATCCAGAAGCCTCTTCCTGCAAAGCCTCCTCAACAGCATAAGAAATCTCAGTCCAAGTCCCATTCTCACGCCGCTTCCGATAAG GAGGCAAACAAGCGACATCATCCATTGGACTTGAATACATTAAAAGGTCATGGGGATTCTGTTACGGGGTTATGTTTCTCCTCTGATGGGCATAGTTTGGCAACAG CTTGCGCTGATGGAATGGTCAGGGTATTTAAGCTGGATGACGCATCAAGTAAAAGCTTTAA GTTCCTGAGAATTAACTTGCCTACTGGATCTCATCCAATTGGAGTTACATTTTCTGACGATGCATCTTCTTTAGTGGTGGGTTCCCATGCTCACACTGGTTCTTCTTTGTACATGTATGGGGAAGAAAAGCCCAAAGCTGGTGGGGAAATGAAGCAGCAAACGAAGCCAGAAATTAAATGGGCGCATCATAAAGTGCATGATAAAAGCACTATTCTCACACTTGTAGGAACTGTGGCAATGTACGGTACTGCTGATGGGAGTACAATTGTTGCATCATGTTCAGAAG cAACTGATATCATACTTTGGCATGGGAAAACTGGGAAGATCTTGGGCCATGTTGACACAAATCAGCTCAAAAACACCATGGCCACGATATCTCCTAATGGGCGTTTTATTGCTGCTGCAGCTTTTACTGCTGATGTGAAG ATTTGGGAGATTGTATATGCAAAGGATGGCTCAGTTAAGGAAGTTTCAAAAGCTATGCAGCTCAAGGGGCACAAG AGTGCGGTAACTTGGCTGTGCTTCGCTCCAAATTCCGAACAAATCATTACAGCATCCAAGGATGGTTCAATAAGAATTTGGAATATCAATG TTCGCTATCATCTTGATGAGGACCCAAAGACTTTGAAGGTGTTTCCTATACCACTTCATGATTCAAGTGGGACTACATTGTACTATGACCGGCTTAATATTTCCCCTGATGGAAAAGTACTGGCGGCCACCCATGGTTCCACATTGCAGTGGTTAAGTGCTGAAACTGGGCAGGTTTTGGACACAGCTGACAAAGCTCATGATG GTGACATCACAGGCATTGCCTGGGCCCCTTGTACCATACCAGTTGGTG GAGATAAACGGTCTTTGGTTTTAGCGACCGCCAGTGCCGACAAGAAAGTGAAGCTGTGGGCAGCTCCACCCCTTACCCCATCATGA